The genomic interval ATTCTAGGTGAATTTTCTCTTTGTTCAGCcatatttttattatttgtatTGTACAAGTTACAAAAGATTATTCTAAAAATTGTTTAATTGATATCCTATGCTTGCTTGAGGACTTATAATATATTTATTATAATGttatgatttaaattaggTTAAAAACGTCaataaatgaatgatatgattCGCAAGTGCCACTTTCGGAAATTAACGGTGAATATTATACATATAACCCCCCGGATCGGCCGTGATGTATGGTGGTGTATTGGTTGACAGGGTCTATAGACAGCAACAATGCAATATGACAACTTATATCATacaattcatttaaatcatattcatacACTTTTCAAACAACTCACCACTCTACCCCCCACTAGTGAGCTCAGTTCCACCTGTCTGCAGGCTTTGTTGTTTGTTTAACTTGGATTTGGTATTATAGAATCTTCTCAAAATGGCCGCTAAATCAGCTGCTACCGCTGTCGTATgtccttctttttttccatttgatatCTATATATGAGGATAAATATTaatattcatttttgaCTAACAATAGGATTGGACAAAGATTTATACTGGTTTAGGATTAGATAAAACTACTTTAACTTCACTTCAATCTTTTAGAGCAAGACATTCTACAGCAGTTTCAAAAAATTCTGCATTAAAATCAACTATAcctcaaattgatttatcacaTTATAAAAATGTACTTAAAGATCAACAAGCTGTTTCTTTAGCTGAAAaagttttaaaagaatttaaagcTGTTGATTATGATGTATCAAAATGGAATGATGTTGTTGGTGcttttgaaggtaaagctGTGAGTTTTAATACCTTTTTAAAAATCACCTTGGTATGAGATTGGGAAATGAACGAATTTGGAATGGAAATTACATTTTTACAAGTACAAGAGAAAATCTTCGAAGATATTGTTCAGGATGAGATAAAATGGATAGAAGAGCATTCTGGATTTGGCTACAAATTGAATGACGCAATTTGATTTGTGGTGTATAATGGATACACGAACGTAAATACTTGTCGATGTACTGACTCATGTTTTGATATAGGTCGCCGCTGCCAAGGAAACCCTTGGTAAAATTGAGACcgaatcatcttctctccAAACTACCCTTTCCAACATCCAAGACGCTAGACCATTCGAGGACTTGACCGTGAGTATTTCCCACTTATATAAATGTCGTTGTTTGAGTATATATGCTAATAAAAAAACATCATGCAGGTTGACGAAGTTGCTAAAGCCAGACCTGAAATCTCTAAAGCTGTTGAGACTATGGTTAAGAAGGGTAAATGGTCCGTACCAGGTTACCGAGTGAGTTTGAGTTTTTGATATATCCGGATGCCGGACATCTCGCCCCATGTCGAGGACTTCACTAATGAATGCACCTGTCCCATTAACAGGAGAAATTCGGAGAGTTCTCTCTCATGTAAGCGGTCATATAGATTATCAACGTATAATCATAGTGGAAGGAATAGAGATAAGTTGCggaacaatcaaaatgcATCTTTTGAACAGAAGGACATGCTCTTCGGGTTGAGTCGTTTTCCTGGTTTTTTCGAAGCATATCGAATTTGAACATGTTTTGGAAGCCGATGTTCTGCAGTCCTTTGCTATCTTCAACCACAATTACAGTTTGACAAAAGTGGAAACATCAAACTTTGGATTCTGACTTAACACAAAGAGATCGGCACGTCATGTTTCTGATTACGGGGTGACCATTTTCAGACAGCACTCTTTCCCAATGAAGGATAGGACTGAGTATTCGCTTTAGTCCATGAACACCCAATCTCTAATCCTATTTCACTAACGCATCGTAAAGCCGAGCGATTCCATGTGAGATTATCTGAACACTCCAAATACTCAACGCGAATGCAATCATGATGCATGATAGGCGTATACTTAAATATGATGTTTTGTTTAAAACTATACCCACTTCTTCTCTCTGTTGAACGTAATTACTGATCTATGTAATCCGATGGTTCGAATATTATTGTATCGTCTAAATTATCTCTTGTATTCTGGAGCTACCTGGAAACCCCCAAATAATCagaatttaatttgatttctatATTTCCTTAATTACTCTTCTCATCTCCTTTGgaattttcaccttttaaatcattttctaaaCCTTTTAAAGTTCTTACTAATTGTCCACCAGCAGCTTGATTTAAAATACCATTTAATTGTCTAGTTGGAGATTGtaaaattccaattaaTTGTCCACGAAgtaaatctaattcaggtgtattttttaaaaattcatttaattcaatttcattatttaaaatttttttaccttctaataaaattgaaattatttttaaatttggttgttttttttcattttcatttgaatttgaatttaaatctctttttaatgattttaatgaaatgtttattttatttaaaatttgttttaaataaattggTGATAAATTTTTACAAGTTAATAAAGCTCTTTGACcttttattatattttcattttctttagataaaattaaaggtgattgttttttaaataataaagaatttaaaacTCCTGTTCTAAttacatttaaatttgctttttcaattaattcaggattttttgaattaaaatcaaaaggtttattaggtaatggaattgattttattgaatttctaatttttgaCCATTCTGATGAagttaaatttgaatgttcaaaaattataattaaatttgatctttcaattaaatGTGTATAATAATTCCATAAAAATGTTTTTCTTGTTGTATATATTCTATTTACATTTGTTaattctgaagaagaagaagaagtaattgataatggaattgaagatgttgaagctgTTGCGGATGATattattggaattgatgaagaaggtatagtAGATGTACTTGCGAATCGATTTGCACTTAGTGCTCGTatagctgaagaaggtcgAGGAGGCATGATGGATAGGAGAACTGAGAAAGGATATTAAGTTGACGTTCTCGCTATTGTGCACTTTGTTTAAGGATTCATAGTATAGATTATTGCACTTTTATCGAATGAGCGTCTTTGACTTTGGGAAATCTCATCTTAATCTGATCTACTGTTACACGTGGATATATATCTTCGGCTAGGTGACCCTTATCACTACTCTTATATACCATACACGCACGCGCGTTCGAGTTAATGACGAAGTAGAGTTCAATCTCACTCATACGATGCATACATTTAATCTATTGCATTAACAACAATCATAACGAAGCCCTTCACATATAGACAAACTCACCACTGGTCTCCAGCTCATTCCCATTTTCACCTCTACATCACCAGCCTATCTTAGTATACTTcgagaagatggagattGATACaccagcttcttcctccactTCCCCTTTACCATACCTTGAACACCAATTATCATCAGCACCAGAAGAGTTGAAACCGTTATGGACCAAAATAA from Kwoniella pini CBS 10737 chromosome 4, complete sequence carries:
- a CDS encoding mitochondrial 54S ribosomal protein uL10m, translated to MPPRPSSAIRALSANRFASTSTIPSSSIPIISSATASTSSIPLSITSSSSSELTNVNRIYTTRKTFLWNYYTHLIERSNLIIIFEHSNLTSSEWSKIRNSIKSIPLPNKPFDFNSKNPELIEKANLNVIRTGVLNSLLFKKQSPLILSKENENIIKGQRALLTCKNLSPIYLKQILNKINISLKSLKRDLNSNSNENEKKQPNLKIISILLEGKKILNNEIELNEFLKNTPELDLLRGQLIGILQSPTRQLNGILNQAAGGQLVRTLKGLENDLKGENSKGDEKSN